A DNA window from Paraburkholderia hospita contains the following coding sequences:
- a CDS encoding PilN domain-containing protein has translation MKRLPIDLAPLTMRREFHRVRPLARMLALLGLLLCALAGLRIHERMLRLDSLDREGERLAARAERAARTSTSVRSEPVDTKQGAAVNAAVARLNLPWDALLDAVEAATPSQVVLLSITPEPGRALIRIEAECGDSKGMIDYLTSLGRQPLFGAVNLVKHELSKDGQDSVIRFGIEMHWREITW, from the coding sequence ATGAAGCGTCTGCCTATCGATCTCGCTCCACTCACCATGCGGCGCGAATTCCATCGGGTGCGCCCGCTTGCGCGCATGCTGGCGTTGTTGGGATTGCTGCTGTGCGCGCTCGCCGGGCTTCGGATACACGAGCGCATGCTGCGGCTCGATTCGCTCGACCGTGAAGGCGAGCGGCTTGCAGCGCGCGCTGAGCGAGCCGCACGTACATCGACGAGTGTGAGGAGCGAACCGGTCGACACGAAGCAGGGCGCGGCCGTCAACGCAGCCGTGGCGCGTTTGAACTTGCCGTGGGACGCGCTGCTCGATGCAGTCGAAGCGGCCACGCCATCGCAGGTCGTGCTGTTGTCGATCACGCCTGAACCGGGCCGCGCGCTGATCAGGATTGAGGCTGAATGTGGCGACAGCAAGGGGATGATCGACTACCTGACGTCGCTCGGACGGCAGCCGCTGTTCGGGGCCGTCAATTTGGTCAAGCACGAGCTGTCCAAAGACGGTCAGGACAGCGTCATTCGCTTTGGCATAGAGATGCATTGGCGGGAGATAACGTGGTGA